The genomic region AAGGCTCCTGCTGCGGCAGCCAGAACACTGGCGACGGCGTATTGGGTTTCTCGTCGAGCTATGGGTGTTTTGTTCTGCACGGTGAATTCTTCCGTAGGCGAGACTCGATCGCTTCGCAAGCATCAACCATCTTGGCGGCTGCGCTCCGCGGAATGTTGAAGTAGAATTAAGCGCAAGCGGCGAAGCAAGCTAAGCTTGAGGCGGGAACTTGTTCTATTGCGGCTTGCGCAAAAGACAGACAGATTCTCGGTGCTATCCGACTTGGCCAAACACTCGAATCAGACCCACCCTCTCCTGGATCCCTTCAGGGTCCGAGTGTCTTTTACGTCTACGCAGGGTGTCGGTCGCCAAGGCTCCTAACTCTGGGCTGGGCTCCTACAGTCCTTCAGACTACAACTTCGAGTCAGGTTCAAACGACAGACCAAAACATGTCAGTCTATTTTGCAAGCCTCAACAAGCACACAAACTCACCAAGGACGCGGGTGACGATGACGCTGTAGTGTGGGCGATGATGTGACAGGTGGGCCCACCTCCCCACCACGAACGGGTCAAGTGTCGCTTACAGACTCCATACCTTCATCCAAAACAGTTGTTGACGGGTACCAGAAAACTCATTACAATATACTACTGTACCGACCACTCGCAAAACGTCTCAAATCCAGGACGCTGAGAGTAATCTGGTTCCGAGCCGTCTGGCAGCGTCTTTTGAAAATGCAGAGGCGACTCCTTAGGTGAGCGGGTTTGCGGTCTAGCGGGCGGGAAGCGCGGTGTCTGAGGGTGTGGAGGCCGTGGGGGCGGGACCTTAGTTTCGGAATATCACCCTAATACAGAAATCATGAGAACGTTCATCTTACTCATCAGTCTGGCGCCGGTTATGGCGCTTTGCAGTTGCTCCTCGGTCCCGCAGGCGGCTGACCCTTTTGATACAGCGATGGCTGCGGCTCTCGGTGTGATGGCAGGTGGTGTGGTGGGGTCGAATGCCAACACAGGAGGTGTGCGATGAATTGGTCCTGCCATCCGAACCGCTGGGGATTTGGGATCGCTGTGTGTCTATGCCTTTCGTCCTGCGTCATCATGCATGAGCGGGATGGCGAGGGAAAGTCATCAACGTATGCGAGCCTTGGCGGGAAGGGAGCCTACCGGAAGGGATACGGGGTGATACACCAGCATGAAAAATCCTTCCGTGATGGGGCGGTGCTGGCGGGGACGCTGGCCACGAGCTACTTTGGCACGGTGACGGCGCAGGCCACGGAGGCGACGAGTCAGGTGGCGCTGAAGGAGTCGACCAGAAAACATGTTTCTGACAATGCGCTGAAGGGGAAGGCCATTGGGGCAAACGCGGCGGCGCACGGGCAGGCGATTGCCGCGGAGGTACCTGGTGTGGTGCCCGCGACTGCACCGCCTCCGGTGGTGATGCCGTGAGCGCCAGAGATTTCAGATTTGAAATTCGAGATTTGAGATCGGGGAATATGAGGCTGGGCCTAAAAATTGAGATTGGGAGCGGGAGGAGTGTATGAGGATACTTTTGATAGCGGTGCTGCAGGATTGGCATGAGCACGGGAAGGCGATGCTGGCCTCTGGTGTGGCGACGGTGGCGATGCTGGGGGACATTGCGAGCGATGCGAAGAGCTGGGAGGATGTGAGCCTGAAGGTGCTGCTGCTGATTGCGGTGGTGTTTCTGGTGCGGCTGCTCCTGAGGCAGCAGGCGGAGCACAAGGCGGAAAGTGCGGCACGGGAGCAGCGGATGCTGGAGACGCTGAATCGCACAGCGGAGGGGATGGAGGCACTGACGGCGCTCATCCAGGAGCAGACAGACTACTTCAAGAGTGTGGTGAAGAGCGTGGTCAGTGAGCGGCTGCAAACGCCGCGTGCCGAGCCGCCCACCTCTGTGACGAAGCAGTCCTGAGGTGAGTCAGGCGAAGGAGGAACACGATGATGGCCCTGATTGAGCAACCTGATATCCGGCCTTTTCTGACCCGGCGTGGCTGGGAGTACCGGCTGAACTCGCCCTACTTTTATGAATGGGAGAAGAGTGGGGTGCGGCGGCGACTGAAGATTGCAGCAGGATTTGCCTACGACGGTGCGAGTGTGCCGCGGCCTCTGTGGACGCTGACAGGCATCGAGCGCGATGGACTACAACGTGCCGCGGCGCTAGTGCATGATGTGATGTACCGCCATGCAGGCAGGCTGCCGGATGGCGTGCAGGAAATCTGGAGTGATGGCCACCTCGAGTGGGAGCCGATGCATGAGGTACGGTGGACACGGGCGGAGGCAGATGCGCTCTTTTGCCGCATGTTGCGCGAAGCGGGTGTGGGCGCGTTGCAACGTCGCATGATGTACCGCGGGGTGAGAGCGTTGGGATGGATGTTCTGGAAGAAATCAGGGGTGAGATCGTGATGGGCTTGGGTTTTATCTGCATTCGATGGGGCCTTGCACCATGGATATGAGAAGGTGTGAGGAGGTTGGTTCTGGAGGTGCCAGGTGTGGTTGGCTGCATTGGGTTCAACACAGAGACGCGGAGACGCAGAGGAACTTCGGAGACTGATGCTGAAGAACTGAAAGCGGTAGCAGGGCTGCGCGCAGTCCAGGGCCTTCGGCACCTCTCCCCTATCATCCTGACGCTCATCGCACAGGGGTCTGTGGCGATAGTGGCAGTTCTCGTGAGGCACAGGCATCAGGGCGAAGTGTCGCTTATCTATTTTTTGTACACACTCATATGAAGACCTCTGAACGACTCTATCATCATGCGCGAAAGGACCTCGGCATGGCTGAGGCGCCGGGCGGCGTATCGCATCCGCGAATCAAGCTGGCGATTGAAACGGCGGCACGCTGGCTGGATGGCGATGACTCGAAGACGGCGTGGTGCGGCTGCCTGATGGGGCTGTGGTGTCTGGAGCTGGGACTCGGTGTGCCGAAGGCGTACTACCGCGCCATCTCATGGCTGGACTGGGGCCATGAGGTGGACACGGCCGATGCGGAGCTGGGTGACCTGGTGGTGCTGAAGCGGGCCGGAGGCAACCATGTGGCGCTGCTGGATCACATCCGGGAGCAGCGCTGGCATCTGCTGGGTGGCAATCAATCCAACACGACTTCCATTGCCCCCTATGCGGAGGATTTGGTCTTGGGCGTGCGGCGTGCGGCGTAGGCATTGAGGGCACGGCGGAGCCATTCGGTCCAGTTCAGACCGGAGGCCTCCTGGGCATCGCTCCAGGTGCGCCACTCTTCGCTGCTGCCGCGGATCTGGCGTGTGACGGCGACAGAGACGTTCGAGGCTGGCTCGGGACGCGTGGCGCGGGCACGGCGGCGTTTGGCCTCGAGGACTTCATCCGTCTTGGTCTCGTGATAGTGCGCGAGAACCTTGGCACGCTTGTCGGCGCGATGCTTGGCATCCTTCTGGTAACGCTCGCGCATGCGGCGTGCCTTGTCTTCTCGGCGTTTCACGGGGTCAGCGTAGGGCATGTGTGAAATCGTATGCAAAACGATCTGCGAGACAAGTGCAGATTGGGTGAATTGGGCGAGAATGTTTTTTCTGGTGCCGGTGGCGTGAGTGCCGTGCGGTGCTGACGTTGAAGGTGGAGGAGCGGGAGTGATGGAGTGGATGTGAACGGCAGGCAGGTGCCAGTCGTGACTGCGGCTTTGGGAAGCCCTGAGGGCCTTTGAATACCTGCGTCCGGGATGGTGGGGTGCCGGGGCTGACGGGAGGCCTGCGCTCCGGGGGTGCTCTTGAACTAACTCGCGGAGGACGTCAGGTTAAGGTCTTGTCATCTCGAATTGTCTCACGGACTGCTCCGTTGAGTTTGGCTCGCGGAATGCGTCTCACGGTGTTCCACATGGTGTGAGGCGATATTGATTGCGTCGAGAATCAGCGCTTAAGGGGGGCAAGTACTGAGCCCGGAGCGCATTGAAGTTTTGCGTTTTGACAGAGGTACTGCGCTCAAAACTTTGGTTGGCGTGGAGACCGTCAGACCGGTGGCCCAATCTCCAGGAAACTCCGTCCCCACGAGCTCCCGACCAAAGCGGTGCTCCGCACGCACCTGCACCAAGCGTGAGTGCGATGATGGCGATGCATCTTCGTTGGATAGTGTGTGTCCAGAATGGTTTGGCGACTTCGTCGCGGCATGGCGTGCAGCAGGCTGCACTGAGGGAAAGCGGCAGCAGGCTGCGCGCAGCCCAGGGACGCTGCGCGTCACAGCGCTTGGATCTGTCATGTATGCTCCTTCTTTTTGATGATGTCATTCGGTTCTGCGAGGATGGATGGATCGGAGGAGGTGCGACACAGTTCGGGAACGAGGCGTTCCCACTCCGTGGGTCTGCGCGATGTCTTTCCCAATTGATACCTCCTGGGGAGAGTTGATCCTGGATCATCGTGGCGGTGAGCGCTCTCGATTGACTCGATGTCTTATCCATGTTGCGTTCGCTGGTGCCATCGTGGCATACTGACGGGCATGAGTGAATCCGAGTCGCGCAACAGCCACGCCTACCAGTTGAGTTTCATCCTGGCCATACTGCCGGTGCTCTATCTCCTCGCCTGCGGGCCGCTGCTTGCATGGACGAAGGACAAGTCCCTGTCGAAGGGCTGGCCGGACTGGGTGTACTGGGTGTGCACGCCTGTTGCCTGGCTGCGATCAAACACACCGCTGGAAGAGCCTCTGGGGAAATACTATGACTGGTGGACAAAGAAGTAGGGTGCCAGCGACGTGGCACATGGTGGACAAACCCGCGGGAACCTCCACTTTGACTTTCCCTCTGACATGAAAGACTCCGCAGCCTCCCCTCCCCGACTTGCCGTGGTGTCGCTCTGTCTGTGCATCACAGCCCCATGTTTTTCGCAGAATCTGCGGCCCGGCGTTCCCGAGATACGCATTGAAGCGCCGGTGAAGGAACGCATGACGATGACCCCGGTGGATTCCCGCGCCCTGATGCGCGAAGGCTGGGAGCTCCCGATGTATCTCCTGAAGTGCGAGACCCCTGAAAGCGTGCCGTCCAAGATTCTGAAACAAACGCTCGACTGGGACAAACGGTACTTCGAGCACCTCGGCCTGACAGTTCAATCCAGTGGTGAGTCTCAGGCAACGAAGGCGCATGCGCAGTTCGACGCGGTGAGGACTCCGTACACCATGGGTACGTTGAGGGTGGAGACCCTGCAGACGGTGTGGGTATGGGCGCTCTGGGTTCCCTTCAGCGAAGAGTTCAAGTCCACTGAAGCACCGAAGAATGTGAGCCGCCTGATGCCCGCGCTGCATGGTAACATGACCTGGCTTGACCGGGTGGATGGGAAGACCATCTACTTCAGCGAGTCAGCATCCGGAGATGCGGAGGTGAGAGTGGTGCACACCATGGTGACTGGGACGGGTGTGCTCCTGTGGGGACTGAAGGGCAACTGGAAAAGCGCAGGAACGCCCATCTCATCGCAGCCGAAATTCAACGAGGGATGGTTCAGATCTGCTGAGGGCTCTTTCAAGTGAAGCAGCGCTGCACACTGAGCGAGGAGTGGTCTTCTCAGCTCGGCCGTTTTTCCTTCGGCGGCGCGCAGTCGCAGTCCAGGCAGCCGTGCGTGGCGCAGGTGCGGCAGAAGGCTTCGAGTTGCGTGCGCAATTTTTTCCGGGCGCGATGCAGACGCACATTCACCGTATTCACGCGCAGGCCGTGCTGTGCGGCGAGGTCAGTCGGCGAAGCGCCCTCCATATCTACCTGACGCAGGAGTGAAGCATCTTCGGGCGAGAGGGCATCGATGAGTGGCTTCACACACTGGCAGATATCGCGCTTTTCCTCCGCATCAGGTGCAGCATTCACCTCCTGCGTGTAAGTCTCAAGAGCACGCGCCGAGGCTTCGCGACGCCGGTGGGCATCGATGATGGCATGGCGAAGGATACGGTAGAACCACGGCACGACGCCTTCATCCTCCGTGGGCTGCTTCTCCGCGCGCAGGGCCTTGAGCAGGGAGTCCTGCACCACGTCCGCGGCGAGCCCCGGGTCGCCGAGGCGCTTGCGCACGAAGGCCTCGAACGCTTCACGCTGATTTAGGAGCAGATTACTGTTCATGTTTATTGGACTCACCTCCACGCCGGGCTAAGATCAAATACGATTTCCAAATCGGTAACAAAACGGCCCCTCGTGCGTGTGCGG from Roseimicrobium gellanilyticum harbors:
- a CDS encoding RNA polymerase sigma factor, translating into MNSNLLLNQREAFEAFVRKRLGDPGLAADVVQDSLLKALRAEKQPTEDEGVVPWFYRILRHAIIDAHRRREASARALETYTQEVNAAPDAEEKRDICQCVKPLIDALSPEDASLLRQVDMEGASPTDLAAQHGLRVNTVNVRLHRARKKLRTQLEAFCRTCATHGCLDCDCAPPKEKRPS
- a CDS encoding DUF1353 domain-containing protein, with the translated sequence MMALIEQPDIRPFLTRRGWEYRLNSPYFYEWEKSGVRRRLKIAAGFAYDGASVPRPLWTLTGIERDGLQRAAALVHDVMYRHAGRLPDGVQEIWSDGHLEWEPMHEVRWTRAEADALFCRMLREAGVGALQRRMMYRGVRALGWMFWKKSGVRS
- a CDS encoding TIGR02594 family protein — translated: MKTSERLYHHARKDLGMAEAPGGVSHPRIKLAIETAARWLDGDDSKTAWCGCLMGLWCLELGLGVPKAYYRAISWLDWGHEVDTADAELGDLVVLKRAGGNHVALLDHIREQRWHLLGGNQSNTTSIAPYAEDLVLGVRRAA